ACCATTTAAGTTGTGCGCACTTGTCCATGTGCAAAAATTTTCTTACACTATCAGTGTTCCATtaataaataatttttcatgTAGTCGGTGTATATAAATTATTAAACTTAACTTTAAAAATGTTCAAACGATATATGAaagtatgtcacataaattaaacgAGGAAAGAGACTAACCATGGCAATGACTCGGTAACGCAGTAATTTTGTTCCATCTTTAGAGAGGGAACCATGGTGATGAGAATGGAAATGGCCATTACTGACCGTGCCCATTTCTTGATCACCACCATTAATATGTCCATTTTGAACTTGTTGATTATTTTCTGGATTAATTACACCACCTTTGTGCTTCTTACTGTACAAGCTAGTAGCCATAGAGTCAATAGCCAACGTAATAATAGCCGATAACATAGCAACAAATCCAGTGAAAGGGAACTTGTGCCAAGGATTTTCCTTCAGACAATTAGATGACAACATTTCAAAAGAATCCGGCAACACGTGCATGAAACCGGTACCAAGAATAATTCCAGCAGCAAATGCCTTAACTATAACGAAAAGGCTCCGGTCAGGGCTTAACGCTCGAATTGAACGTGTGACTAAAGGCAAGCTTACTCCGATCATGCTGGTGACTAAAATGGAAGCTATGGCTATGATTTTTAACGTTAACGCTTTAGATTTATTGTTGCATGTGTTGTGTGTTTGTGATTCACATGATGAGTCTCCTTGTGAGAAAGCTTGAGGTGTGAAAATGGATGTAAggatgaagaagatgaagataagcttgggagaagaagaagaagccattgatGAAAGAACCATTGCTCTCTCTAGCTCGGTGGCTTCTTTTAATTTCTTGGTTTTGGTGAATATTTATTTTGCTTTGGTTTGGGGTTTGTGAGCTGTGATATCAGGGAGACACTATATAGACATAGAATTTGATGATATCGGGTGCATGGATAAAAATAGTATACTGAGGTCTTAAATGCTAAGCTGACATGTTGGTGTAATAGTTGTATTTTGCTTGTTCTGTCTTATTTGTAATCAAACATTTAGGGATCAATTATTTATCAGATTTCATGAGAATCAATTCAAAATTGAGTCGGTAAATTAACTGCGCGCCGAATGACTCCTCGTATAACATACGTAGCTTGTTAGTGCTAAGTGCTAACTACACTTGTCCTCTTAGAATTGCATTCTTGCGATTTTATACAAGTTAGAACATGGGCATTAGGTAGAGGATGGTCAGCAGATCTAATTATAATACATGTAAGGTTGTTAAGTGCATATTTCCTTGCAAAGACAGATCAAGTCTTGAGAACTACAAACTGGTAGTAAATGCAATAGTATCAAAACTTTTGCATGGTAGCATCAATCTTTCATGCCCTTGTGTTGGTGGGAGGAAAagatagaaaattaaaaaatgttTGGAACAAAAAATAGAAGTTAATGCTCTTCTAGCAGCGTGAATCTGCCATCGTAATTTGTAAATAAATGGTCTCTTATACTGATTTACATGAATTTGTAAGGAAGAAAATTGTCATATAAAAATTtgttgtattttatttgtaaattTCTTACGTAAAGAGTCCTACAACTGCAATAACATATGTAATCGACTACAAAAGCAATTCTCCCAAAAAATTTGTAAAGCTAAAAAGAAATCTTTAGAAATGATGATAAATTTCGAGTTATGTCACGTAGTTTGACTCATtatagaatttaaaaaaaaaagactattgaaacttgtgatcttaaGCATATTAACATCCATGAGTCAGTAAAAGCTACTCATTAAGGCTAAAATGAAATGTTTAAAATCAAATTATTCTCAATTATAAAAGCGTCATTTCTTTTAAATAaactaatctatatataatataaagctaggcataaataatcatatgtggcacttctctatggcctccattgacatttatcttttttctcctttttctctcattttttaaaattgtttcaCTTTAATAACTATCTCCTataattacatttcataacttctacttttaatcattaattaattatattcatAACTCTAAAGCTTCGTAACCGCCAAAAGAATTATTGTGCAAGTTTATGCGCACTTTATGTCATCTAGCCAGTTAAAAATATTGCATAATGTCTTCTAACCTTTCTTTGTCGTAGAAAGttcatattctttttttttttttcccc
Above is a genomic segment from Lycium barbarum isolate Lr01 chromosome 12, ASM1917538v2, whole genome shotgun sequence containing:
- the LOC132622020 gene encoding fe(2+) transport protein 1-like yields the protein MVLSSMASSSSPKLIFIFFILTSIFTPQAFSQGDSSCESQTHNTCNNKSKALTLKIIAIASILVTSMIGVSLPLVTRSIRALSPDRSLFVIVKAFAAGIILGTGFMHVLPDSFEMLSSNCLKENPWHKFPFTGFVAMLSAIITLAIDSMATSLYSKKHKGGVINPENNQQVQNGHINGGDQEMGTVSNGHFHSHHHGSLSKDGTKLLRYRVIAMVLELGIIVHSIVIGISLGASNNTCTIKGLVAALCFHQMFEGMGLGGCILQAEYKMLKKAAMAFFFSVTTPFGIALGIALSKTYQENSPRSLITVGLLNASSAGLLIYMALVDLLAADFMGDKLQGSIKLQIKAFIAVLLGAGGMSLMAKWA